One genomic region from Granulicatella adiacens ATCC 49175 encodes:
- a CDS encoding PP2C family serine/threonine-protein phosphatase has protein sequence MKIKSICSIQGTAVENEDALGSFGNFFWVIDGATDLYNAKKSIGYSVSEVTHLLSKVIAKHCAESKTLKEIFSESIKEVRSIIGLDDSNHEEYCKLPTFAFVFAKLTKTKLEYMILGDCVMLVNDQEVTDHRVDRLFDLGKNEIALSSKEGPERKIILQKIRELANTSNGYWIGSLDESCVEHAIYGSTEVTSPLIVLMSDGFYEFYSQHPENKLDDLIVMRKQSQEVDPIYGKKDDASILIVDLLTD, from the coding sequence ATGAAAATTAAAAGCATTTGTTCTATTCAAGGTACGGCGGTTGAAAACGAAGATGCGCTTGGTAGTTTTGGAAATTTCTTTTGGGTGATTGATGGAGCCACAGATTTATATAATGCAAAAAAATCGATTGGATATTCGGTTTCTGAAGTAACGCATTTATTGTCTAAGGTGATTGCAAAACATTGTGCAGAATCAAAAACGTTAAAAGAAATTTTTTCTGAAAGTATTAAGGAGGTCCGTTCGATTATAGGGTTAGATGATTCTAACCATGAAGAATATTGTAAACTGCCGACGTTTGCCTTTGTTTTTGCAAAATTAACAAAAACAAAACTGGAATACATGATTCTTGGAGATTGTGTCATGCTCGTAAATGACCAAGAGGTAACCGACCATCGTGTGGATCGTTTGTTTGATTTAGGAAAAAACGAAATTGCACTTTCGAGTAAGGAAGGCCCCGAAAGAAAAATAATCTTACAAAAAATTAGAGAACTGGCCAATACGTCAAATGGATATTGGATTGGATCGCTAGATGAATCTTGTGTGGAACATGCTATTTATGGGAGTACAGAAGTGACTAGTCCTCTAATTGTATTAATGAGTGATGGTTTTTATGAGTTCTATTCTCAACATCCAGAGAATAAATTGGATGATCTAATTGTAATGAGAAAACAATCACAGGAGGTCGATCCTATTTATGGAAAGAAAGATGATGCAAGTATACTAATCGTTGATCTTTTAACGGATTGA
- the galT gene encoding UDP-glucose--hexose-1-phosphate uridylyltransferase — translation MQTVINNFVEQVIQSGLYKPMDYSYVKNRVLALVGEEGANTPTSETDIKKLKDMLVELAETNGKVGSLAEEKDCLGAELMNFITPIPSVINEKFWSTYQESPEKAVNDFYQLSKDNDYIKLSAIAKNIAFRAETKYGSLEITINLSKPEKDPKAIAAEKLMKASNYPKCLLCMENEGYQGRVNYPARANHRIVRMKLGNEEWGLQYSPYSYFNEHAIFLNTKHIPMAITPKTFEQLLEIVDIIPGYFAGSNADLPIAGGSILSHNHYQGGKYVFPMEVAECETTFIFSGFEDIQAGIVKWPMSVLRLRGTNKQRIVELASKILKSWQGYTDLEADIIATTGEIPHHTITPIARVVDGQFEMDLVLRDNHTSELYPDGVYHPHKDVQHIKKENIGLIEVMGLAILPPRLKTELEEVEKYLLGKDNTIEDYHLEWADQLKEKYPNVKEEEVNSVVQHEVGQVFARVLEDAGVYKNTPFGHEAFMRFVKSVGIN, via the coding sequence ATGCAAACAGTAATCAATAATTTTGTTGAACAAGTAATTCAATCTGGGTTGTATAAACCTATGGATTACTCATATGTAAAGAATAGAGTACTTGCTCTAGTCGGAGAGGAAGGAGCTAATACACCTACAAGTGAAACAGATATAAAAAAATTAAAAGATATGCTCGTTGAATTAGCTGAAACGAATGGAAAAGTAGGATCCTTGGCAGAAGAAAAAGACTGTTTAGGTGCAGAGTTAATGAACTTTATTACTCCAATCCCAAGTGTCATTAATGAAAAATTCTGGAGTACTTATCAAGAATCACCTGAAAAGGCTGTAAATGATTTTTATCAACTAAGTAAAGATAATGACTATATCAAACTTTCAGCAATTGCTAAAAATATTGCGTTCCGTGCAGAAACAAAATATGGGTCTCTAGAGATTACAATTAACCTCTCTAAACCAGAAAAAGACCCTAAAGCAATTGCTGCTGAAAAATTAATGAAAGCTTCAAATTATCCAAAATGTCTTTTATGTATGGAAAATGAAGGGTATCAAGGAAGAGTCAATTATCCAGCTCGTGCGAATCATAGAATTGTCCGAATGAAACTGGGCAATGAAGAGTGGGGACTACAATATTCACCATATTCATATTTTAATGAACATGCCATTTTTCTAAATACAAAGCATATTCCAATGGCGATTACGCCTAAAACATTTGAACAGCTATTAGAAATTGTAGATATTATTCCGGGTTATTTTGCAGGATCAAACGCAGACCTCCCTATTGCAGGTGGCTCTATTTTAAGTCACAACCATTATCAAGGTGGAAAATACGTTTTCCCAATGGAAGTAGCAGAATGTGAAACAACCTTCATATTTTCAGGGTTCGAAGATATTCAGGCTGGTATTGTGAAATGGCCAATGTCTGTTCTTCGATTACGTGGTACGAATAAACAAAGAATAGTGGAATTAGCTTCGAAGATTTTAAAATCATGGCAAGGGTATACCGATTTAGAGGCAGATATTATTGCTACAACTGGAGAAATTCCGCACCATACAATCACTCCGATTGCTCGTGTAGTGGATGGTCAATTTGAAATGGATCTTGTTTTGAGAGATAATCACACATCAGAGTTATATCCAGATGGCGTATATCATCCTCATAAAGATGTTCAGCATATTAAAAAGGAAAATATCGGGTTAATTGAAGTGATGGGACTTGCTATTTTACCACCTCGTTTGAAGACAGAGTTAGAGGAAGTTGAGAAATACCTTCTAGGCAAAGATAACACAATTGAGGATTATCATTTAGAATGGGCAGACCAATTAAAAGAAAAATACCCTAACGTTAAAGAAGAAGAGGTTAATAGCGTAGTTCAACACGAAGTAGGACAAGTGTTTGCGAGAGTTCTCGAAGATGCTGGCGTTTATAAGAATACTCCATTTGGACACGAAGCATTTATGAGATTTGTTAAGTCGGTTGGAATTAATTAG
- the galE gene encoding UDP-glucose 4-epimerase GalE yields the protein MAILVTGGAGYIGSHTVVELLNLGKEVVIVDNLSNSSILVLDRIEVITGKRPAFYELDVCDKQGLRKVFEQESIEAAIHFAGYKAVGESVQKPVMYYENNIMSTLALVEVMSEFKVKKIVFSSSATVYGIHNQSPLIETMPTSATNPYGYTKVMLEQILKDVHVADSEWSIALLRYFNPIGAHESGLIGENPSGIPNNLMPFIAQVAVGKRPELSVFGDDYDTVDGTGVRDYIHVVDLASGHIKALEKVSEKTDVYIYNLGSGEGTSVLQLVNTFESVNRVPIPYKIVPRRSGDVATCYANADKAYKELNWKTTKSVEDMCRDTWNWQSKNPNGYQ from the coding sequence ATGGCAATATTAGTGACAGGCGGAGCTGGTTATATTGGTAGCCATACCGTAGTAGAATTATTAAATTTAGGGAAGGAAGTCGTAATTGTCGATAACCTTTCGAACTCTAGCATCTTGGTATTAGATCGGATTGAAGTAATTACAGGGAAACGTCCTGCGTTTTACGAATTAGATGTTTGTGATAAACAAGGATTGAGAAAAGTTTTTGAACAAGAATCTATTGAGGCTGCAATTCATTTTGCAGGATACAAAGCTGTCGGCGAATCCGTACAAAAGCCTGTGATGTACTACGAAAATAATATTATGAGCACATTAGCTCTTGTTGAAGTGATGTCAGAGTTTAAAGTTAAGAAGATTGTATTTTCATCGAGTGCGACTGTATACGGCATTCACAATCAATCACCCCTCATTGAGACAATGCCGACAAGTGCAACAAATCCTTATGGGTACACCAAAGTGATGCTTGAACAAATTTTAAAAGATGTTCATGTAGCAGATTCAGAGTGGAGTATTGCATTGCTTCGTTATTTCAATCCGATTGGGGCTCACGAGTCTGGGTTGATTGGTGAAAACCCTTCAGGAATTCCTAACAACTTGATGCCTTTTATTGCACAAGTAGCGGTAGGTAAGCGACCAGAGCTAAGTGTTTTTGGAGATGATTATGATACGGTAGATGGTACTGGCGTTCGAGATTATATCCATGTCGTGGATTTAGCGAGTGGCCACATAAAAGCGTTAGAAAAAGTATCTGAAAAAACAGATGTTTATATTTATAACCTTGGTTCAGGAGAAGGCACTAGTGTATTACAACTTGTAAATACATTTGAAAGTGTTAATAGGGTTCCAATTCCTTATAAAATTGTTCCAAGACGATCAGGAGACGTTGCGACTTGTTATGCAAATGCAGACAAAGCTTATAAGGAATTAAATTGGAAGACAACGAAATCAGTTGAAGACATGTGTAGAGATACATGGAATTGGCAATCGAAAAATCCAAACGGATATCAATAG
- a CDS encoding DUF1868 domain-containing protein — MKNLTKIKFKENGEFNHFPGNTVVANLYTKPDLMEVVDIIQARYRELPFIDKFTLTPRDSIHMTVIELLCHENRETEFWSSHLPLDTPLQEIHDYFAKQLEIFPLLNEEIHMRVTEMGNQNILVEPADEKSAKRLEEIRTYVSEKAGVRFPNHDRYQFHISIGYLRVPLTEEENEEFTKVKKELTKVLLEKVPVITVNRIDYTVFEDMRRFVPYCEKFGK, encoded by the coding sequence ATGAAAAATCTTACAAAAATAAAGTTTAAAGAAAATGGAGAGTTTAATCATTTTCCAGGAAATACGGTAGTTGCAAACCTCTATACAAAGCCAGACTTAATGGAAGTAGTAGATATTATTCAGGCTCGCTATAGAGAATTACCTTTTATTGATAAGTTTACTCTCACCCCTAGAGATTCTATTCATATGACTGTAATTGAATTGCTTTGTCATGAAAATCGTGAGACTGAATTTTGGAGTAGCCATCTACCATTGGATACTCCTTTACAAGAAATCCATGATTACTTTGCAAAACAACTAGAAATTTTCCCATTGCTAAACGAAGAGATTCATATGCGTGTGACTGAAATGGGGAATCAAAACATTTTAGTTGAACCAGCAGATGAAAAATCCGCTAAACGATTAGAAGAAATTAGAACTTATGTTTCTGAAAAAGCAGGTGTTCGTTTCCCTAATCATGATCGTTACCAATTCCATATCTCAATTGGATATCTTCGAGTTCCATTAACTGAAGAAGAAAATGAAGAGTTTACTAAAGTGAAAAAGGAATTAACAAAAGTTTTACTTGAAAAAGTTCCTGTCATTACTGTAAATCGTATCGATTATACTGTGTTTGAAGATATGAGACGTTTTGTTCCATATTGCGAAAAGTTTGGAAAATAA
- a CDS encoding extracellular solute-binding protein — protein sequence MKKSKFLKTLLAAGLAVTTLAACSGGANSSSNATTTAPQAQSEEKADKSQELVIYSNSVSNGRGDWLTAKAKEAGFNIRMVDIAGAQLADRVIAEKNNSVADMIFGIGAVDSNKLRDANLLTQFKPDWIDKIDASLADKNGYYNPVIVQPLVLIGNPEAKEMPKDWTELAEKYKGQYSIYGLTGGTGRAIYASILVRYLDEKGDLGVSEKGWEVAKEYFANAYTLQKGESSVVKVLDKESPIQYGMMWGSGALVGQKEQNVEFKVMSPEIGVPFVTEQTMILNTSKKQALAKEFINWFGQAEIQAEYSQKFGSIPANKDAVKELPEATKKFVNQLKPQDINWEVVGKYLDQWVEKAELEYVK from the coding sequence ATGAAAAAATCGAAATTTTTAAAAACTTTACTAGCTGCAGGGCTTGCAGTTACAACATTAGCTGCATGCTCAGGAGGAGCAAATAGTTCATCAAACGCTACAACAACTGCACCTCAAGCACAATCAGAAGAAAAAGCGGATAAGAGTCAAGAATTAGTAATTTATTCTAACTCTGTTTCAAATGGGCGTGGAGATTGGCTAACTGCTAAAGCAAAAGAAGCTGGATTCAACATCCGTATGGTGGATATTGCAGGAGCTCAATTAGCAGACCGTGTTATTGCTGAAAAAAATAATTCAGTAGCAGATATGATATTTGGTATTGGTGCGGTAGACTCAAACAAACTTCGTGACGCAAATCTTTTAACACAATTCAAACCAGATTGGATTGATAAGATTGATGCATCATTAGCAGATAAAAATGGATACTATAACCCAGTTATCGTTCAACCTTTAGTGTTGATTGGAAATCCAGAAGCTAAAGAAATGCCTAAAGACTGGACTGAATTAGCAGAAAAATATAAAGGTCAATACTCTATCTATGGATTAACAGGAGGAACAGGACGTGCGATTTACGCAAGTATCTTAGTTCGTTACCTTGATGAAAAAGGAGATTTAGGCGTATCAGAAAAAGGATGGGAAGTTGCAAAAGAATATTTTGCAAATGCCTATACTCTTCAAAAAGGTGAAAGCTCAGTTGTTAAAGTGTTAGATAAAGAAAGCCCAATCCAATACGGTATGATGTGGGGTTCTGGAGCGTTAGTCGGACAAAAAGAACAAAATGTTGAATTCAAAGTAATGTCACCTGAAATCGGGGTTCCATTCGTAACTGAACAAACAATGATTCTTAACACAAGTAAGAAACAAGCATTAGCAAAAGAATTCATCAACTGGTTCGGTCAAGCTGAAATTCAAGCAGAATACAGCCAAAAATTTGGTTCTATTCCAGCGAATAAAGATGCTGTAAAAGAATTACCAGAAGCAACGAAGAAATTTGTTAATCAACTTAAACCACAAGATATTAACTGGGAAGTTGTTGGTAAATATTTAGACCAATGGGTTGAAAAAGCGGAATTAGAATACGTTAAATAA
- a CDS encoding ABC transporter ATP-binding protein, which yields MIKFDNIQIKYGDFIAIDNLNLEINEGEFFTFLGPSGCGKSTTLRALVGFLDPSAGRIEVNGKDVTKLEPEKRGIGIVFQSYALFPTMTVFDNIAFGLKVKKVAPDVIKAKVAAVAAKIKISDQQLKRNVSELSGGQQQRVALARALVLEPKILCLDEPLSNLDAKLRVDLRKELKRLQKDLGITTLYVTHDQEEALTLSDRIAVFNNGFIEQVGTPPEIYHQSKTEFVCDFIGDINVLSEETVHEILENNPNVPLEDKKGYIRLEKIRFKRETERDIVLNGTIVDTEFSGVTVRYTVKVSEHQVLNVTRIDSQFAIKSVGENVELYITPSDVVQY from the coding sequence ATGATTAAATTTGATAATATTCAAATTAAATACGGTGATTTTATTGCGATTGACAATTTGAATTTAGAAATTAACGAAGGGGAGTTCTTTACATTCTTAGGGCCTTCTGGATGCGGAAAGTCAACAACTTTACGTGCATTAGTTGGATTTTTAGATCCATCGGCAGGTCGCATTGAAGTAAATGGTAAGGATGTTACTAAATTAGAACCTGAAAAACGTGGAATTGGAATTGTGTTCCAATCTTATGCATTATTCCCAACAATGACGGTTTTTGATAATATTGCGTTTGGTTTGAAAGTGAAGAAAGTTGCTCCAGATGTGATTAAAGCAAAAGTTGCAGCGGTAGCAGCAAAAATTAAAATTTCTGACCAACAATTAAAACGTAATGTATCAGAATTATCAGGTGGACAACAACAACGTGTGGCACTAGCTCGTGCGTTAGTATTAGAACCAAAAATTCTCTGTCTTGATGAACCACTTTCTAACTTGGATGCTAAATTACGTGTAGACTTAAGAAAAGAATTGAAACGTCTACAAAAAGATTTAGGAATTACAACATTGTACGTTACTCACGACCAAGAAGAAGCATTGACTTTGTCAGATAGAATTGCTGTATTTAACAATGGATTCATTGAACAAGTGGGAACGCCTCCTGAAATTTACCATCAATCTAAAACAGAATTTGTTTGTGACTTTATCGGAGATATTAATGTCCTTTCTGAAGAAACAGTTCATGAGATTTTAGAAAATAATCCAAACGTTCCTTTAGAAGATAAAAAAGGATATATTCGCTTAGAAAAAATTCGTTTCAAACGTGAAACGGAAAGAGATATTGTTCTTAATGGAACAATCGTTGATACAGAATTTTCTGGTGTTACGGTTCGATATACTGTTAAAGTGTCTGAACATCAAGTTTTAAACGTAACACGGATTGATAGTCAATTTGCAATTAAATCTGTAGGGGAAAATGTGGAACTTTATATTACACCTTCAGATGTTGTGCAATATTAA
- a CDS encoding ABC transporter permease, with the protein MRHKLNWKDWLIRIGLIWFLVTFIIYPNFDLVVNVFVKDGQFSLDAVNRVLKSPRAIQSIMNSFKLAFSLIITVNVVGLLCVLFTEYFDIKGAKILKLGYMTSLIYGGVVLATGYKFVYGPYGMITRILQNFLPNLDPNWFVGYGAVLFIMTFSGTANHTLFLTNTIRGVDYHTIEAARNMGAKPFTVFRKIVLPTLTPTLFALTIMIFLSGLSAVAAPMIVGGKQFQTINPMIITFAGMGNSRDLAALLAIVLGIATTILLSIMNKIEKGGNYISISKTKAPLKKQKITSKPWNIIAHIVAYALFVVFMLPLIFIVLYSFTDPVAIQTGNLSLANFTLENYHQFFSNSVAFSPFLVSFVYAILAAITATVLAVVFARVVRKHKARFDSFFEYGALLPWLLPSTLLAISLLFTFNQPQPLVFNQILVGTFVILLIAYIIVKIPFSYRMVRAILFSVDDEMEDAARSMGASSFYTMMKVIIPFILPVVLSVIALNFNSLLTDFDLSVFLYHPLAQPLGITIRSAGDETATSNAQALVFVYTIVLMIISSAVLYFTQRRGKTTRK; encoded by the coding sequence ATGCGTCATAAGTTAAATTGGAAAGATTGGCTCATTCGTATAGGGCTTATCTGGTTCCTCGTAACGTTTATTATTTATCCAAACTTTGATTTGGTTGTGAATGTATTTGTCAAAGATGGACAATTCTCGCTAGATGCTGTCAATCGTGTACTTAAATCACCACGTGCAATTCAAAGTATTATGAACAGTTTTAAGCTAGCATTCTCGTTAATTATTACAGTTAACGTAGTCGGCCTTCTTTGTGTATTGTTTACAGAATACTTTGATATCAAAGGGGCTAAGATTTTAAAACTTGGATACATGACATCTTTAATTTATGGTGGTGTGGTTCTAGCTACAGGGTATAAATTCGTATACGGCCCTTATGGAATGATTACAAGAATTCTACAAAACTTCCTACCCAACCTTGATCCAAACTGGTTCGTAGGATATGGTGCTGTATTGTTCATTATGACCTTCTCAGGTACAGCAAACCATACATTATTCTTAACAAATACCATTCGTGGTGTCGATTATCACACTATTGAAGCAGCGCGTAATATGGGGGCAAAACCATTTACAGTATTCAGAAAAATCGTTTTACCAACATTAACGCCAACATTATTTGCCTTAACAATTATGATTTTCTTAAGTGGGTTATCAGCAGTTGCAGCTCCAATGATTGTAGGGGGTAAACAATTCCAAACAATTAACCCGATGATTATCACTTTTGCAGGGATGGGCAACTCTCGTGACCTTGCTGCATTACTTGCGATTGTCCTTGGGATTGCGACAACAATCTTATTAAGTATCATGAATAAGATAGAAAAAGGCGGAAATTATATCTCAATTTCTAAAACAAAGGCGCCTTTGAAAAAACAAAAAATCACTTCAAAACCATGGAATATTATTGCTCATATCGTGGCATACGCTTTATTCGTAGTGTTCATGTTACCTTTGATTTTCATTGTCTTGTATTCGTTCACTGATCCAGTGGCGATTCAAACAGGTAACTTGTCATTAGCTAACTTTACTCTAGAAAACTATCACCAATTCTTTAGTAATAGTGTTGCGTTCTCACCATTCTTAGTCAGCTTTGTATATGCTATTCTTGCTGCTATCACTGCGACAGTTCTTGCCGTTGTATTTGCACGTGTGGTTCGTAAACATAAAGCTCGCTTTGACTCATTCTTTGAATATGGTGCGTTATTACCATGGCTATTACCAAGTACTTTATTAGCAATCAGTTTACTATTTACATTTAACCAACCACAACCACTTGTATTTAATCAAATTCTTGTGGGAACATTTGTAATCTTACTAATTGCCTATATTATTGTAAAAATTCCATTCTCTTATCGTATGGTTCGTGCTATTTTGTTTAGCGTTGATGACGAGATGGAAGATGCAGCTCGTAGTATGGGGGCATCATCATTCTATACGATGATGAAGGTTATTATTCCGTTTATTTTACCGGTAGTACTTTCAGTTATTGCTCTTAACTTTAACTCTTTATTAACAGACTTCGACTTATCTGTATTCTTATATCATCCTTTAGCTCAACCTTTAGGTATTACTATTCGTTCTGCTGGGGATGAAACAGCAACATCAAATGCTCAAGCACTTGTCTTTGTATATACAATCGTATTGATGATTATTTCTTCAGCAGTACTTTATTTCACACAAAGACGAGGAAAGACAACTAGAAAATAA
- a CDS encoding MgtC/SapB family protein — protein sequence MVTSGIELTNTDIFIRIALSLVAGIVIGMERGGKSQPAGIRTHSVVCVAACLIMMTNEFVSYKFGAGDPTRLGAQVVSGVGFLGAGTILVTEKKKVTGLTTAAGIWGSAGIGLAIGVGFYQGAVLAAISIWGVISMFQPLKMYLQKRSKVMELYIVVNSTEAYNRVLVYCAENRIRITDSRTAFGEANQSRIQYFDVPEKKIASFVTLELAGSFEHLRLMEEISNIAGVIYVEEISE from the coding sequence ATGGTTACATCAGGTATTGAATTAACGAATACAGATATTTTTATCCGAATTGCATTATCTTTAGTTGCGGGAATAGTTATTGGTATGGAACGAGGCGGTAAGTCGCAACCTGCGGGAATTAGAACTCATAGTGTCGTATGTGTTGCCGCATGTTTAATTATGATGACAAATGAATTTGTTTCGTATAAGTTTGGGGCAGGAGATCCGACCAGATTAGGAGCGCAGGTTGTTTCGGGAGTCGGTTTTCTAGGTGCTGGGACAATCCTTGTCACAGAAAAAAAGAAAGTTACAGGTTTAACGACCGCGGCAGGTATTTGGGGGTCTGCAGGGATTGGACTAGCTATTGGAGTCGGATTTTATCAGGGAGCGGTTTTAGCAGCCATCTCTATTTGGGGTGTGATATCCATGTTCCAACCGTTAAAGATGTATTTACAGAAAAGGTCTAAAGTAATGGAACTCTATATAGTAGTGAATTCTACGGAAGCATATAATCGAGTATTGGTTTATTGTGCAGAAAATCGTATTCGAATTACTGACTCAAGGACTGCGTTTGGGGAAGCAAATCAAAGTCGAATACAGTATTTTGATGTACCAGAAAAGAAAATTGCTTCTTTTGTAACGTTAGAATTAGCTGGAAGTTTTGAACATCTTCGCCTTATGGAAGAAATTTCTAATATTGCAGGTGTCATTTACGTTGAAGAGATTAGTGAATAA
- a CDS encoding LacI family DNA-binding transcriptional regulator, whose amino-acid sequence MEKFKRKATIYDIARISGVSPKTVSRVINGGDGVRSETYQSVMKVIDELSYIPNAYAQNLTKKETTNILISVKKMESFPLIWFQTLLDKVLQTCKEMGVNAIVEYFGEGDSIKDSIISSTGSLVDGVIVFYEGKDDSRIQYLKKNNMPFIVFGKSQTEGVIYVSNNDFQAMYDLMGAVADKGLCDMWLLMGGESLVNKDREKGARTFVKEKKYEIALEVVYGLATIESVYHYAIDNLTGTNIPDIIFVSGDEKVQGIIRACYEKGISIPDQLAIVGFDNIPIAQYYTPALSTISPDYSQLAKEMIDGVLAIINGDKRKSVEVSTTLVRRQSF is encoded by the coding sequence ATGGAAAAGTTTAAGAGAAAGGCTACTATTTATGATATTGCGCGCATTTCAGGGGTCTCTCCTAAGACTGTTTCCCGTGTTATCAATGGTGGTGATGGAGTTAGATCAGAAACTTACCAGTCTGTGATGAAGGTAATTGATGAACTGTCTTATATTCCAAATGCGTATGCACAAAATCTGACTAAGAAAGAAACAACGAATATTCTCATTTCAGTCAAGAAGATGGAGTCCTTCCCATTAATCTGGTTCCAGACACTATTGGATAAGGTTTTACAAACTTGTAAAGAAATGGGAGTCAATGCAATCGTCGAGTATTTTGGTGAAGGGGATTCAATTAAGGATTCTATTATTTCAAGTACTGGAAGTTTAGTCGATGGAGTTATTGTCTTTTATGAAGGTAAAGATGATAGTAGAATTCAATATTTAAAGAAAAATAATATGCCTTTTATTGTGTTTGGGAAATCACAGACAGAAGGTGTTATTTATGTTTCGAATAATGATTTTCAAGCAATGTACGATTTGATGGGAGCCGTTGCTGATAAAGGGCTTTGTGACATGTGGCTACTAATGGGTGGAGAGTCACTTGTCAATAAAGATCGTGAGAAGGGTGCTCGTACTTTTGTAAAAGAGAAAAAGTATGAAATTGCTTTAGAAGTTGTTTATGGATTAGCTACGATTGAATCTGTGTATCATTATGCGATCGATAACTTAACAGGTACGAATATACCGGATATTATATTTGTCTCTGGGGATGAAAAAGTCCAAGGGATTATTCGTGCGTGTTACGAAAAAGGAATCTCGATTCCTGACCAATTAGCTATTGTAGGGTTTGACAACATTCCAATAGCACAATATTATACACCTGCATTATCAACCATTTCTCCAGATTATAGTCAGTTAGCAAAAGAAATGATTGATGGAGTTCTTGCGATTATCAATGGAGATAAAAGAAAATCTGTAGAGGTTTCTACAACTCTTGTCAGACGACAATCGTTTTAA
- a CDS encoding Nramp family divalent metal transporter → MSTHKKVSLSEVNQSIETPNNNHFLQNLFAFLGPGALVAVGYMDPGNWITSVVGGASYKYTLLFVILVSSLIAMQLQQMSGKLGIVTRMDLAQATAHHAPKWLRHILWVIVELALMATDLAEVLGSAIALNLLFGIPIMGAIFITVLDVFLLLGIMKMGFKKIEAIVSTLIFTILLIFVYLVALADPSISGIFQGFLPTAQLFDKTAPGHESILTLALGIVGATVMPHNLYLHSSLSQTRKVDYNDPNDIRKAVRFMTWDSNIQLSLAFIVNSLLLILGAALFFGHASEISAFSQMYNALQDSKIAGAVASSTLSTLFAVALLASGQNSTITGTLTGQIVMEGFLHMKLPQWIIRLVTRLFALLPVIVVAILFGAQEKTLDQLLVYSQVFLSVALPFSIFPLIYFTSKKSLMGEFTNAKWNTFLGYAVAIILTILNFKLIIDLF, encoded by the coding sequence ATGTCTACACATAAAAAAGTATCACTTTCAGAAGTGAATCAATCGATAGAAACTCCTAATAATAATCATTTTTTGCAAAACTTATTTGCCTTCTTAGGACCAGGTGCTCTTGTAGCGGTAGGGTACATGGATCCAGGAAACTGGATAACGAGTGTGGTTGGAGGAGCTTCTTATAAATACACATTGCTCTTTGTTATTCTTGTTTCGTCATTAATTGCGATGCAGTTGCAACAAATGTCTGGGAAACTAGGAATTGTGACACGAATGGACTTAGCGCAAGCGACGGCTCATCATGCACCTAAATGGTTGCGTCATATTTTATGGGTGATTGTCGAGTTAGCGCTGATGGCCACTGATTTAGCGGAAGTGCTAGGGTCGGCCATTGCACTGAACCTCTTGTTTGGCATTCCAATTATGGGAGCCATCTTTATTACCGTTCTAGACGTATTTTTATTGTTAGGAATTATGAAGATGGGATTCAAGAAAATCGAAGCGATTGTATCGACCTTGATTTTTACGATTCTTTTGATTTTCGTGTATCTTGTAGCGTTAGCAGACCCAAGTATCTCTGGAATTTTCCAAGGATTCTTACCGACAGCGCAGTTGTTTGATAAGACAGCTCCAGGGCACGAGAGTATATTAACATTAGCGCTCGGGATTGTTGGGGCAACGGTCATGCCACATAACTTATACTTGCATTCGTCACTGTCTCAAACAAGAAAAGTCGATTACAATGATCCAAACGATATTCGTAAAGCGGTTCGTTTTATGACATGGGATTCGAACATTCAGTTAAGTTTAGCATTCATTGTGAACTCGCTGTTATTGATTTTAGGAGCCGCATTGTTCTTCGGCCATGCTTCTGAAATCTCAGCCTTCTCGCAAATGTACAATGCGTTGCAAGATTCAAAAATTGCTGGGGCAGTCGCAAGTTCCACTCTTTCGACTCTGTTTGCGGTCGCTCTGTTAGCTAGTGGTCAAAATTCAACCATTACGGGAACGTTGACTGGACAAATCGTGATGGAAGGCTTCTTGCATATGAAATTACCACAATGGATTATCCGACTCGTAACACGATTGTTTGCGTTGTTACCTGTGATTGTAGTGGCAATCCTCTTTGGGGCACAGGAAAAAACATTGGACCAACTCTTGGTCTATTCACAAGTATTCTTATCAGTGGCGTTACCATTTTCAATCTTCCCGTTGATTTACTTCACTTCAAAGAAATCACTCATGGGAGAATTCACCAACGCCAAATGGAATACTTTCCTTGGATACGCGGTAGCAATTATCCTAACCATCCTAAACTTTAAGTTAATTATTGATTTATTCTAA